The segment AGCGTGCGTGGCGTGCGTGGCCGCTACAACGTGAGCCCCGCTACCAAGCTCAGCGCCGTGGTGAGCGTCGATGACGCCGCAACGGAAGCCAGCGTGAAGGACTGCATGGCAATCATCACCGAACTTTCGGGTCTCTCTGACCTGAGCGTCGCCGTGAAAGCCGCAAAGCCGAAGTTCAGTGCCAGCGCCGTGGTTCCCGGTGGCGAGCTCTACATCCCGCTCGAAGGAATCCTCGACCCGGCTGCAGAAATCGCCCGCCTCGAAAAGGAAATCGAGAAGGCCAAGGCATTCGCCGCTTCGATTGAACGCAAACTCTCGAACGAAAAGTTCGTGAGCGGTGCCCCCGAAGCCGTGGTGAACGCCGAACGCACCAAGCTCGCTACGCAGAGAGAAATTATTGCAAAGGATGAAGCAGCCCTTAAGGACTTGCAATAATTTCTCGACAGGACAAATGCATAGGGCGAGAGTCGCAGCCATGCTTGCATGGATATGACCGAGCCCAGCATTTGGTACTTGAGCGAAGCGAAAGTACACATTATCGCCAAAAACGAAGCAGCTCTTAAAGAACTGAAGTAGTCGCAGCGACAATCCATTTTAAAAGAGGTGTTCCTAACGGAGCACCTCTTTTTCGTTGACTAAAATCACTCGTTTTTGACGGCCTTGAAAACGGCTCTCCTTTTTTACTATTTTCTAGAGATGGATTAAAAGGAGAAAAGAGTATGAATTTCACCAAAATTCTATTTGCAGGCGTATTTGCCGCTAGCATCGGAGTCACAACCTTACAGGCTGCAGAATGTAACGTCACCCACCATCAAGGCACAGGTGGCAGCACTGATCCTTACCTAGGGTACCCGGCGACAGCGCTCTACCTTTTCGAAGACAGTTACCTAGACCTTTCCAAGATGAACTTGCGCGAGCCCGCGGTCAAGAATGCTGCCAGCACCGATACAGCGTGGGTGTACAGGTCCGAACTAGATTCCACCATGATCGTGATTGTCACCGAAAAGGTGGTCAAGGTGGCTCGAGTGACCTACTCCGATGACGAGAATTCACGAGTAGATTCCCTTTTCACTGTGAAGCACAAAGACGTGTACAAAGACGAATTTCCGCGCCTGCAGAAGGCGGGAGTTTTCAAGGGTACCGCCGAACAGGCGGATTCCCTCGTGACGCACGTGTTTGAATTGTGCCAAAAATATTATAGCAAGGAATTTGGTTACACCGGCTGCGAATTCAACGGCCCCGAGAAAAGAAGAAGAAACGGAGGAGGGGATGTCGACATTGTCGATGTTCCGCTCGCATATGCGGCCGTTGCCGGCGAATTTACCATCCTTCTTGATACGCTGAACACATGCCCGGACTACAAGTTCCCTGCCGAGGATATTACGGCGATACAGATTTCAAGATTAAACCACGAAGCCAAATTCACGCGAGTTGGCTTTAACCGCTACCATATCGCAGATGTCGCGAGCAACGCTCCGTACAAGTCTTTCAGCTTAAATGGTCAACTGATAGAACGCGGCACCTTGAACAACGGCATTTTTACAGCAAAAAAATTACCCGTCATCCTGATGTTGAATAACGGGCAAAGCGTTTACTTGAAGGATTAACGTTTTTTCTGGTATTCTTCGTATTCGCCGTCTTCCCACTCGCGCTTGTATTGTTCGCAATCTTCTTCGAACTCCGTCGCGTGCATCATAAGTTCATTTATGGGCGCGCCTTGGAAAGATATTACAAAGTAAGAGACTCCGTTTTCGCAGTGTGTTTCAGTGAAATTCCTTTTCCTTGATTTTTCTTCGATACCCTGTTCGAATTCAAGGCACATGGCCGTTTTATTATACGAATTCAAATTGTAATAGGACTGTTCATAATATTGCGTGCCATTGCCGGTTTCATCAAAAGTAATTCTTTCTACATGTCCCTTATAGTTCGGGATATTCAACTTGATCTGTCCCCAGATTTTACCATCTTCATCGGTTCCACTAGTTGCATAGCAATAAAATTCCGGATCGCCATTTTGCGGGAAACTACCCTTTGCGGAAGGTTTTCCACCGTTAGACGGATCAGAATCGGACGCACCGGATGAAGAATCGCCGCAGGCCGTAAAGGCAAGCGCAAGCACTAAGGAACTGATGGCAAAAAGGGCTTTTTTCATATTTTTCCTCTATTACATTACAAGCTTACAAACTTTCGCATGCTCGTGAAAGTCGCCGCAATGCTCAGCAAGACCGACACGACAAGCGTTACGACAGGCACGAACAGCCCGCTCAAGAAAGCCTCGTGACCGAGCTGCACCAACAGCAATAGCGGCACGATAAGAAACAAAGTCAGATGAGTCGCAGCCCGGACCGTCTTAACGCGGAGCGAAACGACAAGCGAAAATGAGGTCGTGAGAAGCACCGCCGAAAGCGCCCCGAGAACAGATGCCACCGCAGACATCGTCGAAATTTCAGGATGCGACACCCAGTAACCGAACTGTGCGAGCAACGCAAACACCACCGGGAACGGAAGAATCGCCAGAAGCTTGCCCCAGAAGAGTTTTGCAGGAGCAATCGGCGCTAGTTGCAGGAGTTCTAGGGAATTACGTTCGCGTTCGCCCGCAAAAGTATCGCCAGCAAGGGGCGAGCCCATGGGCGCCATGAGGCAACCGAGCAAGAGCATCATGTAGCCCTGCATGCCCTCCATAATCTGGCCACCGTAACGCGACACGGCTATGCCCTGGCTAGCCGCCAAAATCACGGGCGGGATAACGAAGGGGATCCAGAATTTCGGGTCCCTGAAAATCAGGCGAAGTTCGTGCTTGAATACGTGAAGCATAAGCCCAATGTAGCAAATAATTCCAAGGTCGCGATTTTCTATATTTGGGCTGCCTTAAACCAAGGAGACTTTATGGCCGCTCAAGGTGAACACAACAAATGGATTGCCCTAGCCCTTTGCATTTTGCTCGGCTACCTAGGACTGCACCGTTTTTACGAAGGTAAAATCTGGACCGGAATCCTTTGGCTTTGCACCGGCGGCCTCTGCGGTGTGGGCATCGTTGTCGACGCGATTCTTATCGTGATGAAACCCGAGCATTATTAATCTAGACTATGAAACACTTATTCGTTATCGCTACAGGCAATCCCGGAAAAATCAGGGACTTCGCCCACATTCTCGGAACCGAGAACAAGGAATTCAAGACGCTCAAGGACATCGGCTTTACAGACGACATTGTTGAAGACGGCGATTCATTCGAAGCAAACGCCATCATCAAGTCTAGTACAGTGGCCAAATGGCTTTGCGAAAAGCACATTGAAGCAAGCGTGCTTGCCGACGATTCTGGCCTTGAAGTGTTCGCTTTGAACGGCGAGCCCGGCATTTACAGCGCCCGCTACTGCGGCTACCATGGCAACGACCAGGCAAACAACGACAAGCTCATGCAAAAACTCGAGGGCGTCAAGGACCGCAGCGCCCGCTACTTCTGCGCACTCTCTTACCAGAAAGTCGCCGAAGTCGACGGCAAGTGGACCGTGACCGAGCCGAAGATTTATGAAGGCGAGTGCCGCGGACAAATCAACTTCGCGCCCGTAGGCGACATGGGATTCGGCTACGACCCGCTATTTGTGCCCGACGGATTCGACCGCACCTTCGCTCAAATGGAGCTTGCGGAAAAGAAAGGCATCAGCCACCGCGGCAACGCCATTCGAGCGATGAAAGCGGATTTAGAAGCCAAGGGCTAGAAATAAAAAAGCCGATGCTGACCTGCGTCAGCATGACTTCAAAAACAAAAAAGTCCCCGAACGGGGACTTTTTTCATGCAATAAAGCCGAGCGGTCTCATTAGAACCAGCGCCAGGTCAGGCCGAAGAGCACCATGCTCTTGTACTGCGTGTCTTCGTCGAGATCCCAGTCGTAGGCCATGTCAAAGCCAACCTGGAGTTCAACGAGCGGAGCAATCATCACAGAGAGCAAGTTTTCCCAAAGGCCGTCGATCTTTTCGACACCTTCGAAGTTGCAGAAGGCCCACAGACGGGTCTTGAAGCTCACGATGTCAGAGAAGGCATACTTGGCTTCGGTGATAGATTCGAGACCGGGTTCGTCACGGAACTTTTCGAACTTTTCGGTATCCGGATCGTCAGCGTAACCGTAACCGTTAGAAATGGTCATGCGGTTAGCAAAACCGAGACGCTGAGAGAAGTTGTCGTTCGGAATGTAAGCAAGACCGGCGAGCTGAGTTTCGTATGCCGGATCCATGAAGCTGGAAATTGCCTTCTTGACTTCGTTGCCATCTTCGTCTTCGCTATATTCGTAGCCAGCCATGAACTGAGTTTCAAAGCGGTTACCGATATAGGGTTTCAGGACTTCGGTCATGTTGAAGTCGAGCATAGATTCCCAGAAGAGACGGTCGTTGGACTTGCGCTTACCCACGCCCTTAGTCCATGTCTGACCGAGGTCGATGTCGATGAGGTTACGCCAGTTAGCAACCTTCCACTTACCCTGCACGTCGGCATCGTAGGTCACGAGCCAAGTGTAGTTGGAGGTACCGTCCTTCTGCCAGTTGCTGAAGTTGTACCAGTTATAACGAACAGCTGCGACAACGTCGGCAGTCCAGTTTTCGGGGAGAGCCCCTTCGAACATGCCACCTTCAGCCATTGCAGGAGCGGCGAAAGCGCAAGCAAATGCGCAAGCCTTGATAAGTGATTTCATCTTCATATTGATTCCTTTTTTGTGGCCCGTGCTACGGCGAGCCGAGTTTTATGCAAAACAATATAGGAATAAAAACAGATTTTTGCGAGTATAATCGTATGTTTTGTCTATATTTGGACTATGTTTCGTGCTTTTTTTAGATCCCTGCTTTTTGTAGTCCTTTTTGCCTCTGTTTTTAGTTTCGCCGGAGACTGGCGCTTTAGTGCCGGTGCAGGCATACGCAACCAGACTCCAGTTGTGCTGATTGGAGGCGTCGGCTACAACAACTTGATGGTCTACCTGCAGGGAATGGGCATGAGCAAAGGCGAGAACCACTTTTGGTGCGGCTACCGCGGCAGCCTGCTCTGGACCTTCTTTAAAGAGTTCCCGTTCCACTTTGACACAGGCCTTGGCCTCGGCTACGAATACGCCGAAGCCCCGAACAAAATGCACCAGGCGATCAACAAAGCTAACGAAGGCAAGTACACATTCCCCCACAACTATAAAGAAACTGCCGATCTTTCGCTTGAACTTTGGACTCACCTTTACGGCATCTATACACAAATCAGCGTCCCTATCAATCGCTACCGCGAACACGATGTAAAAAAGCTCCTCTGGGGAGCCGGATACATGTTTGAATTCTAGAAACGAACGCTATTGTAATCACAGCGTATTACATTTAAAATCACCCCGGATAAAACCGGGGATTTTTTATTAAAAAACTCTTGATAAATTCGGAAAAATAATTTTTACATACAAATGACATTTTTCCAAACAACGTAATACGTGGTTAAAACACACATAATCACGACGACAACTTTGTTCGAAATATTACTTACAAATACGTTATTTTTATAATATGACAAAGCGCAAAAATTATTTATAAATTACAAAAAGCCTATTTTAAACCAGTCTAAAAAGGAGACTTATATGGCAATAGATACAACAGCAGGAACCGTCGCACAGAACATGTTGAACGGTATTGATTACAGTGCCCTTATTGGTGGACCGTTGCAGGCCGCGATTTCCGCACAGGCAATGGCAGCAAAGTCCTCTTGGGAATTTATTCAGCAAGTCGGCTTGAACACCACTTCTGACGGTCACAAGGAAGCTGTCAACGTGACGTTCACCTACCAGAAAGACGGTAATCTCACCACCATGATTGTTCCTATCCTGACGATCGTTCCGATTCCCATGATTGTGATT is part of the uncultured Fibrobacter sp. genome and harbors:
- a CDS encoding ABC transporter permease produces the protein MLHVFKHELRLIFRDPKFWIPFVIPPVILAASQGIAVSRYGGQIMEGMQGYMMLLLGCLMAPMGSPLAGDTFAGERERNSLELLQLAPIAPAKLFWGKLLAILPFPVVFALLAQFGYWVSHPEISTMSAVASVLGALSAVLLTTSFSLVVSLRVKTVRAATHLTLFLIVPLLLLVQLGHEAFLSGLFVPVVTLVVSVLLSIAATFTSMRKFVSL
- a CDS encoding TM2 domain-containing protein, with translation MAAQGEHNKWIALALCILLGYLGLHRFYEGKIWTGILWLCTGGLCGVGIVVDAILIVMKPEHY
- the rdgB gene encoding RdgB/HAM1 family non-canonical purine NTP pyrophosphatase, translated to MKHLFVIATGNPGKIRDFAHILGTENKEFKTLKDIGFTDDIVEDGDSFEANAIIKSSTVAKWLCEKHIEASVLADDSGLEVFALNGEPGIYSARYCGYHGNDQANNDKLMQKLEGVKDRSARYFCALSYQKVAEVDGKWTVTEPKIYEGECRGQINFAPVGDMGFGYDPLFVPDGFDRTFAQMELAEKKGISHRGNAIRAMKADLEAKG
- a CDS encoding DUF3078 domain-containing protein encodes the protein MKMKSLIKACAFACAFAAPAMAEGGMFEGALPENWTADVVAAVRYNWYNFSNWQKDGTSNYTWLVTYDADVQGKWKVANWRNLIDIDLGQTWTKGVGKRKSNDRLFWESMLDFNMTEVLKPYIGNRFETQFMAGYEYSEDEDGNEVKKAISSFMDPAYETQLAGLAYIPNDNFSQRLGFANRMTISNGYGYADDPDTEKFEKFRDEPGLESITEAKYAFSDIVSFKTRLWAFCNFEGVEKIDGLWENLLSVMIAPLVELQVGFDMAYDWDLDEDTQYKSMVLFGLTWRWF